One Vespula pensylvanica isolate Volc-1 chromosome 1, ASM1446617v1, whole genome shotgun sequence genomic region harbors:
- the LOC122636023 gene encoding intersectin-1 isoform X7, which produces MANTQTPGMDPWMIHPRERARYQQQFESLRPINGIITGVQAKGLLLRSELPPVVLGQIWTLSDTDADGKMDINEFCIACKLITLKLQGFEIPKTLPPSLIQSLKSVSTTGNNAVGLTNGAATIPTQNNIASLVNLGGTGNVPVQPLVGMVPVSTPPARPLIGPPSNGTTGRPATPASPMTLPASRQNRQNVASNIHATTHTPSKPPARPAPPSVGIVPSTSTPSTGPPQRPTPPSSIGTNFATATNVPPPKPAPPSFPNSPVAAMSPAKVLPTAATSIVPPIQPIQPIQPMTSSAIDLLDLDLSEGAPAVAPIAPLNTNPTPIAAFGMGQTMPMQPLCTSMVAPMTGGSTIIPSIAPMATGTGVVSTSPVVGLPLVSSTTSGVPPVNGTTIHTPVSTCTPLSTTARPPSIDRVGSVDSQHSQHSVGSPQSIEWAVPHQTKLKYTQLFNTWDRTRSGFLSGPQARNIMVQSQLPQSILARIWALADMDSDGRLGSDEFVLAMHLCDLAKAGEQIPNTLPLELIPPTFRRQRQGSLTQSQGSIESIDPSAGMPQTSFEDKRKENFEKGQAELERRRKALLEIQRKEQEERERKEREEAEKQEKIKMEQERRRQAEIEKQMLRQKEIEQEKEEQRKRAHEQREAARKEMERQRHLEWEKQKSQELQAQRQKEQDVLLKLKAKNQTLTIELGTLNDKVKELSQKICDTRVGVSSVKTTIDGMRSTRDSQLQETIVLKNKLREQNQRLLALSQEKARIEAKNKLNAAQDAAGQEAIKMAFDSKQITLKQMKDKIADLQQQIDAKMSDIENNNGQLEDIKTQMKNLAADCKKLYVTFEEKKTKVLELRASIGTGVATDYTTSAWGDNAWGDTGTTINDNDWPVNDTAIITNTTEKPNAGVMKYRALYEFVARNQDEISFQPGDIILVPPVQNAEPGWMAGEIRGHTGWFPESYVEPIDSNVSTDSTFMQQDSVEKRTLEGIAEVPENVSDAGSLGGEAPTVEAIVPTLGLGIACNIQATALYQYRPTTEQHLSLDKGDAINVIEQQNDWWYGELSNGSKGWFPKSYVKETITNDKDLVASVDDGLNEYYVALYQYASTETGDLSFNQGEVILVIKKEGDWWTGCIGDRTGIFPSNYVEKCDAPIQDVPLSTNATEQNTTVITNAIESQEDTTVTTAQTPSQLEKTAEQLEDERAAAEDRAELPDFTAMSAQQYHKRGRKPEIVQVIAPYQATSAEQLDLQRGQLIMIRKKTDSGWWEGELQARGKKRQIGWFPASYVKPLTSSSNRSTPVSHGYQDSPTDPNVERVMALYPYQAQNEDELTFEKGDVITVLAKDEATWWKGELNGVSGVFPSNYVSPMSSKLTTELLMARLDPMERKRQEYIKELITTEQAYIEDMRLVHEVFEKPLIESLVLTLDEVDKIFVNWRDIIACNDNFLRTLRIRRENSEGGIVRMIGDILCENIPRMSAYIRFCSCQISAAVYLQRLTETLPEFVEVAHVCQQDPRTKGMPLSSFLIKPMQRITKYPLIINKILEHTPHDHPDRQYLQEALAKAEEFCTQVNEGVREKENSDRLEWLQNHVVCDGLEEPLVFNSLTNSLGPRKLLHYGILHKAKSGKELVSFLTNDFLLFAQPTKSLPSGQQFSFERNEHQRFKMYRKPIFLNELSLLSDLDTSGSGSGSINGFEVSDNTSKTLRLRDSKKPIILVAPSASECSLWMKRITEARKTFMENEKTRLQRQRSRKCNTFCKVSMGSQEERTSVVSGTDCPLWDTSMQFQVKDLLEDTLCITVFDKGYYSPDEFLGRAEIKVADIMRDSKDSCGPILQRFRLREVERGDVILKLDLRLFGSR; this is translated from the exons ATGGCAAATACTCAAACTCCGG gTATGGATCCCTGGATGATTCATCCAAGAGAACGAGCAAGATATCAACAACAATTTGAGTCTTTGAGGCCGATCAATGGGATTATTACTGGCGTACAAGCAAAAGGTCTTCTCTTAAGATCAGAACTTCCTCCTGTTGTTCTTGGTCAAATATG GACATTATCAGATACGGATGCAGATGGAAAGATGGATATAAACGAATTTTGCATTGCTTGCAAATTGATCACTCTAAAACTACAAGGGTTTGAAATTCCTAAAACATTACCTCCATCTCTTATTCAAAGTTTAAAGTCTGTTTCCACCA CAGGTAATAATGCAGTTGGCTTAACTAATGGTGCAGCTACTATACCAACCCAAAATAACATTGCTTCCTTAGTTAATTTGGGTGGCACTGGAAATGTACCAGTGCAACCATTAGTCGGTATGGTACCGGTTAGTACTCCTCCGGCACGACCTTTGATAGGCCCACCATCCAATGGAACAACAGGACGTCCAGCTACACCTGCATCACCTATGACTTTACCAG CATCGCGACAAAATAGACAGAATGTGGCCAGCAATATACATGCCACAACTCACACACCATCAAAGCCACCTGCTCGACCTGCACCACCCTCTGTGG GAATCGTGCCTTCCACAAGTACACCAAGCACTGGTCCACCTCAAAGACCAACACCACCTTCTAGTATTG GAACTAATTTTGCAACTGCCACAAATGTTCCACCACCAAAGCCGGCACCACCTTCATTTCCAAATAGTCCAGTTGCTGCAATGTCTCCAGCCAAAGTTCTGCCAACCGCTGCTACATCTATTGTACCTCCTATTCAACCAATTCAGCCAATACAACCAATGACAAGTTCTGCTAtag attTACTCGATCTTGATTTATCAGAAG GTGCTCCAGCAGTAGCTCCAATTGCACCTTTAAACACAAATCCAACTCCAATTGCTGCCTTTGGTATGGGACAAACAATGCCAATGCAACCACTCTGTACTAGCATGGTTGCTCCAATGACAGGAGGGAGTACTATTATACCATCCATTGCTCCAATGGCTACtg GTACAGGTGTTGTATCGACGTCTCCAGTTGTAGGTCTACCATTAGTATCATCAACAACAAGCGGTGTGCCACCAGTAAATGGTACAACTATCCATACACCAGTATCCACATGTACACCATTAAGTACAACTGCTAGACCACCAAGTATAGATAGAGTGGGTTCTGTAGATTCTCAGCATAGTCAACATTCAGTCGGATCTCCACAATCTATAGAATGGGCAGTACCTcatcaaacaaaattaaaatatactcaattatttaatacgtGGGATAGGACAAGATCTGGATTTTTGTCTGGGCCTCAAGCCAGGAATATAATGGTGCAGTCACAATTACCTCAATCAATACTAGCACGTATATg GGCATTAGCAGATATGGATTCCGATGGCCGTTTAGGTTCCGACGAATTTGTATTGGCAATGCATTTATGTGATTTAGCTAAAGCAGGTGAACAAATTCCCAATACTCTTCCATTGGAACTTATTCCTCCCACATTTAGACGACAACGTCAAGGCAGCTTGACACAATCACAAGGATCTATAGAAAGTATCGATCCATCTGCTGGTATGCCACAG ACTTCATTTGAAGACAAACGAAAGGAGAACTTTGAAAAAGGACAAGCAGAACTAGAACGTAGACGTAAAGCTCTTTTAGAAATCCaacgaaaagaacaagaggaacgcgaacgaaaagagagggaggaagcagaaaaacaagaaaagattaa aATGGAGCAAGAAAGACGTCGACAAGCGGAAATTGAGAAACAAATGTTAAggcaaaaagaaattgaacaagaaaaggaagaacaacGAAAACGTGCTCACGAACAGAGAGAAGCTGCaagaaa agaaatggagagacagagacactTAGAATGGGAAAAACAGAAATCGCAGGAACTTCAAGCACAGAGGCAAAAGGAACAAGATGTTTTACTTAAATTAAAAGCGAAGAATCAAACTCTAACTATAGAGCTTGGAACATTg AATGATAAAGTGAAAGAATTATCGCAAAAGATTTGTGATACTCGGGTTGGTGTCTCAAGTGTAAAAACAACGATCGATGGAATGAGATCAACTCGCGATTCGCAATTGCAAGAAACGAtagtgttaaaaaataaacttcgTGAACAAAATCAAAGGTTACTAGCACTTAGTCAGGAAAAAGCAAGAATAGAAGCAAAGAATAAACTAAACGCTGCTCAAGATGCTGCAGGACAGGAAGCGATAAAAATGGCATTCGATAGCAAACAAATAACTCTCAAgcaaatgaaagataaaattgcCGATTTGCAACAACAG ATTGATGCTAAAATGTctgatatagaaaataataatggtcaacttgaagatataaaaacgcaaatgaaaaatttggcAGCAGATTGTAAAAAATTGTACGTTACGTTTgaggagaagaaaacgaaagtttTAGAACTGAGAGCAAGTATTGGAACAGGTGTTGCAACAGATTATACAACATCAGCGTGGGGTGACAATGCTTGGGGCGACACTGGAACTAcgattaatgataatgattgGCCTGTTAACGATACCgctattattacaaatacaaCAGAAAAGCCTAATGCGGGAGTTATGAAATACAGAGCATTATATGAATTTGTAGCAAGGAATCaagatgaaatttcatttcaaccTGGTGATATTATTTTG GTACCACCTGTTCAAAATGCAGAACCTGGATGGATGGCTGGTGAAATACGTGGTCATACCGGTTGGTTCCCGGAATCGTATGTCGAACCAATAGATTCTAATGTTAGTACTGACAGCACATTCATGCAGCAGGATAGCGTCGAAAAGCGAACATTAGA AGGTATCGCTGAAGTTCCCGAAAATGTCTCCGATGCAGGATCTCTCGGTGGTGAAGCTCCTACAGTTGAAGCTATAGTACCAACCTTAGGATTAGGTATTGCTTGTAATATACAAGCAACTGCCTTGTATCAGTACCGTCCTACTACGGAACAACATCTTTCTTTAGATAAAGGAGATGCTATTAACGTTATTGAACAACAG aatgaTTGGTGGTACGGTGAATTAAGTAATGGAAGTAAAGGTTGGTTCCCTAAATCATATGTAAAAGAAACTATTACTAATGATAAAGATCTTGTTGCTTCTGTGGATGATGGTCTCAACGAATATTATGTTGCACTTTACCAATATGCTTCAACCGAAACTGGTGATCTTAGTTTTAATCAGGGTGAAGTTATTTTAGTCATcaaaaaagagggagattGGTGGACAGGATGCATAGGAGACAGAACTGGAATTTTCCCTTCCAATTACGTAGAGAAATGCGATGCACCTATTCAG gATGTTCCTTTGTCTACTAATGCTACTGAACAAAATACCACTGTAATTACTAATGCAATAGAAAGTCAAGAAGATACAACTGTTACCACAGCGCAAACGCCATCA CAATTGGAAAAAACTGCAGAACAGCTCGAAGATGAGAGAGCAGCTGCGGAAGATAGAGCAGAGTTACCTGACTTCACTGCTATGTCTGCTCAACAG TATCACAAG agaggaagaaagcCTGAAATTGTACAAGTTATTGCGCCCTATCAAGCTACTAGTGCTGAGCAATTAGATCTACAGAGAGgacaattaataatgattCGTAAAAAAACGGATAGTGGATGGTGGGAAGGAGAACTTCAg GCACgtggaaaaaagagacaaattgGTTGGTTCCCAGCATCTTATGTTAAACCACTAACTAGTAGCAGTAATAGAAGTACACCAGTTTCTCACGGATATCAAGATTCACCAACAGATCCAAATGTTG AACGTGTTATGGCTTTGTATCCGTACCAGGCACAAAATGAAGATGAATTAACGTTTGAGAAAGGTGATGTTATAACAGTGCTTGCCAAAGATGAAGCAACATGGTGGAAAGGCGAATTGAATGGAGTTTCTGGAGTCTTTCCTAGCAATTATGTCTCTCCTATGT CAAGTAAGCTGACAACTGAACTATTGATGGCAAGGCTTGATCCAATGGAGAGAAAACGTCAAGAGTATATAAAAGAACTTATTACAACTGAACAAGCATATATAGAAGACATGAGGCTAGTACATGAG gtATTTGAAAAACCTCTCATTGAAAGTCTAGTTTTAACTTTAGATGAGGTGGATAAAATCTTTGTAAATTGGAGAGATATTATAGCCtgtaatgataattttttaag gactttaagaataagaagagaaaacagtGAAGGTGGAATTGTTAGAATGATTGGTGATATTTTATGTGAAAAT ATACCAAGAATGTCAGCTTATATACGATTTTGTAGTTGTCAAATATCTGCTGCTGTATATCTTCAACGATTAACAGAAACTTTACCAGAATTTGTTGAAGTTGCACATGTTTGTCAGCAAGATCCAAGGACCAAAGGAATGCCACTtagttcatttttaattaaacctaTGCAAAGGATCACAAAATATccacttattattaataaa ATTTTAGAACATACGCCACATGATCATCCAGATAGACAATATCTTCAAGAAGCATTAGCTAAAGCTGAAGAATTTTGTACACAA gTAAATGAAGGtgtaagggaaaaagaaaatagtgatAGATTAGAATGGTTGCAAAATCATGTCGTATGCGATGGTCTTGAAGAACCACTtgtatttaattctttaactAATTCACTAGGaccaagaaaattattacattatggTATTCTTCATAAG GCCAAGAGTGGAAAAGAACTCGTTAGTTTTCtaacaaatgattttttattatttgcacAACCAACGAAATCTTTGCCAAGTGGACAACAATTTTCGTTCGAGCGTAACGAGCACCAAAGATTTAAAATGTATAGGAAG CCGATATTTCTTAATGAATTATCATTGCTATCCGATTTAGATACAAGTGGAAGTGGAAGTGGAAGTATAAATGGATTTGAAGTCTCGGATAATACATCCAAAACTTTGAGACTTAGAGATTCAAAAAAGCCAATAATATTGGTGGCACCATCCGCGAGTGAATGTTCATTATGGATGAAAAGAATTACAGAAGCACGCAAAACATTTATGGAAAATGAGAAGACACGTTTACAGAGACAGCGATCTA GAAAATGTAATACATTCTGCAAAGTTTCAATGGGATCccaagaagaaagaactagTGTTGTTTCAGGGACAGATTGTCCTTTATGGGATACATCTATGCAGTTTCAAGTCAAGGATTTACTCGAAGATACTCTTTGCATCACAGTATTTGATAAAGGCTATTACAGTCCTGatg AATTTTTGGGCCGTGCAGAGATTAAGGTAGCAGATATCATGAGAGACAGTAAAGATTCTTGCGGACCTATTCTACAACGGTTCAGGTTACGAGAAGTTGAAAGAGGTgatgttatattaaaattagacCTTCGTTTATTCGGTAGTAGATAA
- the LOC122636023 gene encoding intersectin-1 isoform X1, with amino-acid sequence MANTQTPGMDPWMIHPRERARYQQQFESLRPINGIITGVQAKGLLLRSELPPVVLGQIWTLSDTDADGKMDINEFCIACKLITLKLQGFEIPKTLPPSLIQSLKSVSTTGNNAVGLTNGAATIPTQNNIASLVNLGGTGNVPVQPLVGMVPVSTPPARPLIGPPSNGTTGRPATPASPMTLPASRQNRQNVASNIHATTHTPSKPPARPAPPSVGIVPSTSTPSTGPPQRPTPPSSIGTNFATATNVPPPKPAPPSFPNSPVAAMSPAKVLPTAATSIVPPIQPIQPIQPMTSSAIDLLDLDLSEGAPAVAPIAPLNTNPTPIAAFGMGQTMPMQPLCTSMVAPMTGGSTIIPSIAPMATGTGVVSTSPVVGLPLVSSTTSGVPPVNGTTIHTPVSTCTPLSTTARPPSIDRVGSVDSQHSQHSVGSPQSIEWAVPHQTKLKYTQLFNTWDRTRSGFLSGPQARNIMVQSQLPQSILARIWALADMDSDGRLGSDEFVLAMHLCDLAKAGEQIPNTLPLELIPPTFRRQRQGSLTQSQGSIESIDPSAGMPQTSFEDKRKENFEKGQAELERRRKALLEIQRKEQEERERKEREEAEKQEKIKMEQERRRQAEIEKQMLRQKEIEQEKEEQRKRAHEQREAARKEMERQRHLEWEKQKSQELQAQRQKEQDVLLKLKAKNQTLTIELGTLNDKVKELSQKICDTRVGVSSVKTTIDGMRSTRDSQLQETIVLKNKLREQNQRLLALSQEKARIEAKNKLNAAQDAAGQEAIKMAFDSKQITLKQMKDKIADLQQQIDAKMSDIENNNGQLEDIKTQMKNLAADCKKLYVTFEEKKTKVLELRASIGTGVATDYTTSAWGDNAWGDTGTTINDNDWPVNDTAIITNTTEKPNAGVMKYRALYEFVARNQDEISFQPGDIILVPPVQNAEPGWMAGEIRGHTGWFPESYVEPIDSNVSTDSTFMQQDSVEKRTLEGIAEVPENVSDAGSLGGEAPTVEAIVPTLGLGIACNIQATALYQYRPTTEQHLSLDKGDAINVIEQQNDWWYGELSNGSKGWFPKSYVKETITNDKDLVASVDDGLNEYYVALYQYASTETGDLSFNQGEVILVIKKEGDWWTGCIGDRTGIFPSNYVEKCDAPIQDVPLSTNATEQNTTVITNAIESQEDTTVTTAQTPSQLEKTAEQLEDERAAAEDRAELPDFTAMSAQQYHKRGRKPEIVQVIAPYQATSAEQLDLQRGQLIMIRKKTDSGWWEGELQARGKKRQIGWFPASYVKPLTSSSNRSTPVSHGYQDSPTDPNVERVMALYPYQAQNEDELTFEKGDVITVLAKDEATWWKGELNGVSGVFPSNYVSPMSSKLTTELLMARLDPMERKRQEYIKELITTEQAYIEDMRLVHEVFEKPLIESLVLTLDEVDKIFVNWRDIIACNDNFLRTLRIRRENSEGGIVRMIGDILCENIPRMSAYIRFCSCQISAAVYLQRLTETLPEFVEVAHVCQQDPRTKGMPLSSFLIKPMQRITKYPLIINKILEHTPHDHPDRQYLQEALAKAEEFCTQVNEGVREKENSDRLEWLQNHVVCDGLEEPLVFNSLTNSLGPRKLLHYGILHKAKSGKELVSFLTNDFLLFAQPTKSLPSGQQFSFERNEHQRFKMYRKPIFLNELSLLSDLDTSGSGSGSINGFEVSDNTSKTLRLRDSKKPIILVAPSASECSLWMKRITEARKTFMENEKTRLQRQRSKQAQFGACGRILVTVFEGSNLKAPSGKCNTFCKVSMGSQEERTSVVSGTDCPLWDTSMQFQVKDLLEDTLCITVFDKGYYSPDEFLGRAEIKVADIMRDSKDSCGPILQRFRLREVERGDVILKLDLRLFGSR; translated from the exons ATGGCAAATACTCAAACTCCGG gTATGGATCCCTGGATGATTCATCCAAGAGAACGAGCAAGATATCAACAACAATTTGAGTCTTTGAGGCCGATCAATGGGATTATTACTGGCGTACAAGCAAAAGGTCTTCTCTTAAGATCAGAACTTCCTCCTGTTGTTCTTGGTCAAATATG GACATTATCAGATACGGATGCAGATGGAAAGATGGATATAAACGAATTTTGCATTGCTTGCAAATTGATCACTCTAAAACTACAAGGGTTTGAAATTCCTAAAACATTACCTCCATCTCTTATTCAAAGTTTAAAGTCTGTTTCCACCA CAGGTAATAATGCAGTTGGCTTAACTAATGGTGCAGCTACTATACCAACCCAAAATAACATTGCTTCCTTAGTTAATTTGGGTGGCACTGGAAATGTACCAGTGCAACCATTAGTCGGTATGGTACCGGTTAGTACTCCTCCGGCACGACCTTTGATAGGCCCACCATCCAATGGAACAACAGGACGTCCAGCTACACCTGCATCACCTATGACTTTACCAG CATCGCGACAAAATAGACAGAATGTGGCCAGCAATATACATGCCACAACTCACACACCATCAAAGCCACCTGCTCGACCTGCACCACCCTCTGTGG GAATCGTGCCTTCCACAAGTACACCAAGCACTGGTCCACCTCAAAGACCAACACCACCTTCTAGTATTG GAACTAATTTTGCAACTGCCACAAATGTTCCACCACCAAAGCCGGCACCACCTTCATTTCCAAATAGTCCAGTTGCTGCAATGTCTCCAGCCAAAGTTCTGCCAACCGCTGCTACATCTATTGTACCTCCTATTCAACCAATTCAGCCAATACAACCAATGACAAGTTCTGCTAtag attTACTCGATCTTGATTTATCAGAAG GTGCTCCAGCAGTAGCTCCAATTGCACCTTTAAACACAAATCCAACTCCAATTGCTGCCTTTGGTATGGGACAAACAATGCCAATGCAACCACTCTGTACTAGCATGGTTGCTCCAATGACAGGAGGGAGTACTATTATACCATCCATTGCTCCAATGGCTACtg GTACAGGTGTTGTATCGACGTCTCCAGTTGTAGGTCTACCATTAGTATCATCAACAACAAGCGGTGTGCCACCAGTAAATGGTACAACTATCCATACACCAGTATCCACATGTACACCATTAAGTACAACTGCTAGACCACCAAGTATAGATAGAGTGGGTTCTGTAGATTCTCAGCATAGTCAACATTCAGTCGGATCTCCACAATCTATAGAATGGGCAGTACCTcatcaaacaaaattaaaatatactcaattatttaatacgtGGGATAGGACAAGATCTGGATTTTTGTCTGGGCCTCAAGCCAGGAATATAATGGTGCAGTCACAATTACCTCAATCAATACTAGCACGTATATg GGCATTAGCAGATATGGATTCCGATGGCCGTTTAGGTTCCGACGAATTTGTATTGGCAATGCATTTATGTGATTTAGCTAAAGCAGGTGAACAAATTCCCAATACTCTTCCATTGGAACTTATTCCTCCCACATTTAGACGACAACGTCAAGGCAGCTTGACACAATCACAAGGATCTATAGAAAGTATCGATCCATCTGCTGGTATGCCACAG ACTTCATTTGAAGACAAACGAAAGGAGAACTTTGAAAAAGGACAAGCAGAACTAGAACGTAGACGTAAAGCTCTTTTAGAAATCCaacgaaaagaacaagaggaacgcgaacgaaaagagagggaggaagcagaaaaacaagaaaagattaa aATGGAGCAAGAAAGACGTCGACAAGCGGAAATTGAGAAACAAATGTTAAggcaaaaagaaattgaacaagaaaaggaagaacaacGAAAACGTGCTCACGAACAGAGAGAAGCTGCaagaaa agaaatggagagacagagacactTAGAATGGGAAAAACAGAAATCGCAGGAACTTCAAGCACAGAGGCAAAAGGAACAAGATGTTTTACTTAAATTAAAAGCGAAGAATCAAACTCTAACTATAGAGCTTGGAACATTg AATGATAAAGTGAAAGAATTATCGCAAAAGATTTGTGATACTCGGGTTGGTGTCTCAAGTGTAAAAACAACGATCGATGGAATGAGATCAACTCGCGATTCGCAATTGCAAGAAACGAtagtgttaaaaaataaacttcgTGAACAAAATCAAAGGTTACTAGCACTTAGTCAGGAAAAAGCAAGAATAGAAGCAAAGAATAAACTAAACGCTGCTCAAGATGCTGCAGGACAGGAAGCGATAAAAATGGCATTCGATAGCAAACAAATAACTCTCAAgcaaatgaaagataaaattgcCGATTTGCAACAACAG ATTGATGCTAAAATGTctgatatagaaaataataatggtcaacttgaagatataaaaacgcaaatgaaaaatttggcAGCAGATTGTAAAAAATTGTACGTTACGTTTgaggagaagaaaacgaaagtttTAGAACTGAGAGCAAGTATTGGAACAGGTGTTGCAACAGATTATACAACATCAGCGTGGGGTGACAATGCTTGGGGCGACACTGGAACTAcgattaatgataatgattgGCCTGTTAACGATACCgctattattacaaatacaaCAGAAAAGCCTAATGCGGGAGTTATGAAATACAGAGCATTATATGAATTTGTAGCAAGGAATCaagatgaaatttcatttcaaccTGGTGATATTATTTTG GTACCACCTGTTCAAAATGCAGAACCTGGATGGATGGCTGGTGAAATACGTGGTCATACCGGTTGGTTCCCGGAATCGTATGTCGAACCAATAGATTCTAATGTTAGTACTGACAGCACATTCATGCAGCAGGATAGCGTCGAAAAGCGAACATTAGA AGGTATCGCTGAAGTTCCCGAAAATGTCTCCGATGCAGGATCTCTCGGTGGTGAAGCTCCTACAGTTGAAGCTATAGTACCAACCTTAGGATTAGGTATTGCTTGTAATATACAAGCAACTGCCTTGTATCAGTACCGTCCTACTACGGAACAACATCTTTCTTTAGATAAAGGAGATGCTATTAACGTTATTGAACAACAG aatgaTTGGTGGTACGGTGAATTAAGTAATGGAAGTAAAGGTTGGTTCCCTAAATCATATGTAAAAGAAACTATTACTAATGATAAAGATCTTGTTGCTTCTGTGGATGATGGTCTCAACGAATATTATGTTGCACTTTACCAATATGCTTCAACCGAAACTGGTGATCTTAGTTTTAATCAGGGTGAAGTTATTTTAGTCATcaaaaaagagggagattGGTGGACAGGATGCATAGGAGACAGAACTGGAATTTTCCCTTCCAATTACGTAGAGAAATGCGATGCACCTATTCAG gATGTTCCTTTGTCTACTAATGCTACTGAACAAAATACCACTGTAATTACTAATGCAATAGAAAGTCAAGAAGATACAACTGTTACCACAGCGCAAACGCCATCA CAATTGGAAAAAACTGCAGAACAGCTCGAAGATGAGAGAGCAGCTGCGGAAGATAGAGCAGAGTTACCTGACTTCACTGCTATGTCTGCTCAACAG TATCACAAG agaggaagaaagcCTGAAATTGTACAAGTTATTGCGCCCTATCAAGCTACTAGTGCTGAGCAATTAGATCTACAGAGAGgacaattaataatgattCGTAAAAAAACGGATAGTGGATGGTGGGAAGGAGAACTTCAg GCACgtggaaaaaagagacaaattgGTTGGTTCCCAGCATCTTATGTTAAACCACTAACTAGTAGCAGTAATAGAAGTACACCAGTTTCTCACGGATATCAAGATTCACCAACAGATCCAAATGTTG AACGTGTTATGGCTTTGTATCCGTACCAGGCACAAAATGAAGATGAATTAACGTTTGAGAAAGGTGATGTTATAACAGTGCTTGCCAAAGATGAAGCAACATGGTGGAAAGGCGAATTGAATGGAGTTTCTGGAGTCTTTCCTAGCAATTATGTCTCTCCTATGT CAAGTAAGCTGACAACTGAACTATTGATGGCAAGGCTTGATCCAATGGAGAGAAAACGTCAAGAGTATATAAAAGAACTTATTACAACTGAACAAGCATATATAGAAGACATGAGGCTAGTACATGAG gtATTTGAAAAACCTCTCATTGAAAGTCTAGTTTTAACTTTAGATGAGGTGGATAAAATCTTTGTAAATTGGAGAGATATTATAGCCtgtaatgataattttttaag gactttaagaataagaagagaaaacagtGAAGGTGGAATTGTTAGAATGATTGGTGATATTTTATGTGAAAAT ATACCAAGAATGTCAGCTTATATACGATTTTGTAGTTGTCAAATATCTGCTGCTGTATATCTTCAACGATTAACAGAAACTTTACCAGAATTTGTTGAAGTTGCACATGTTTGTCAGCAAGATCCAAGGACCAAAGGAATGCCACTtagttcatttttaattaaacctaTGCAAAGGATCACAAAATATccacttattattaataaa ATTTTAGAACATACGCCACATGATCATCCAGATAGACAATATCTTCAAGAAGCATTAGCTAAAGCTGAAGAATTTTGTACACAA gTAAATGAAGGtgtaagggaaaaagaaaatagtgatAGATTAGAATGGTTGCAAAATCATGTCGTATGCGATGGTCTTGAAGAACCACTtgtatttaattctttaactAATTCACTAGGaccaagaaaattattacattatggTATTCTTCATAAG GCCAAGAGTGGAAAAGAACTCGTTAGTTTTCtaacaaatgattttttattatttgcacAACCAACGAAATCTTTGCCAAGTGGACAACAATTTTCGTTCGAGCGTAACGAGCACCAAAGATTTAAAATGTATAGGAAG CCGATATTTCTTAATGAATTATCATTGCTATCCGATTTAGATACAAGTGGAAGTGGAAGTGGAAGTATAAATGGATTTGAAGTCTCGGATAATACATCCAAAACTTTGAGACTTAGAGATTCAAAAAAGCCAATAATATTGGTGGCACCATCCGCGAGTGAATGTTCATTATGGATGAAAAGAATTACAGAAGCACGCAAAACATTTATGGAAAATGAGAAGACACGTTTACAGAGACAGCGATCTA AGCAGGCGCAATTTGGAGCATGTGGACGCATTCTTGTTACTGTGTTTGAAGGCTCCAATCTGAAAGCACCATCCG GAAAATGTAATACATTCTGCAAAGTTTCAATGGGATCccaagaagaaagaactagTGTTGTTTCAGGGACAGATTGTCCTTTATGGGATACATCTATGCAGTTTCAAGTCAAGGATTTACTCGAAGATACTCTTTGCATCACAGTATTTGATAAAGGCTATTACAGTCCTGatg AATTTTTGGGCCGTGCAGAGATTAAGGTAGCAGATATCATGAGAGACAGTAAAGATTCTTGCGGACCTATTCTACAACGGTTCAGGTTACGAGAAGTTGAAAGAGGTgatgttatattaaaattagacCTTCGTTTATTCGGTAGTAGATAA